In Fundidesulfovibrio magnetotacticus, a single window of DNA contains:
- a CDS encoding DMT family transporter, which translates to MTRASATLALVVTALLWSVGGVFIKSVEWNPLAIAGTRSGIAALFMLAVLGRPRIRPSWPLLGAALSTSLTLLLFVCATRLTTAANAVVLQYLAPLWVAILAPRFLGEPTRGRDWLCLALALAGMTLFFWGDISPDGKLGIILALASSLTFAGIPLFLRKLGDQGGQTEAVLLGNALLALGCLPFCFQGPWPDLKGVGALLTLGVVQTGLAYYLYTRAIRHVRALPAMIIPVIEPILNPVWVFLFLGEAPSATALAGMAVVLGAATVQGLLAVKDRGR; encoded by the coding sequence GTGACCCGCGCCTCGGCGACCCTGGCCCTGGTGGTCACCGCCCTGCTCTGGAGCGTGGGCGGCGTGTTCATCAAGAGCGTGGAGTGGAACCCCCTGGCCATCGCGGGGACGCGCTCGGGCATCGCCGCGCTCTTCATGCTGGCCGTGCTGGGCAGGCCCCGCATCCGCCCGAGCTGGCCCCTGCTTGGCGCGGCCCTCTCCACCTCCCTCACGCTTTTGCTCTTCGTGTGCGCCACGCGCCTGACCACCGCCGCCAACGCCGTGGTGCTCCAGTACCTGGCCCCCCTCTGGGTGGCCATCCTGGCCCCAAGGTTCCTGGGCGAGCCCACCCGGGGGCGGGACTGGCTCTGCCTGGCCCTGGCCCTGGCGGGCATGACCCTCTTCTTCTGGGGCGACATCTCCCCCGACGGGAAGCTCGGCATCATCCTGGCCCTGGCCTCCAGCCTGACCTTCGCAGGCATCCCCCTCTTCCTGCGCAAGCTGGGCGACCAGGGCGGACAGACCGAGGCCGTGCTCCTGGGCAACGCCTTGCTGGCCCTGGGCTGCCTGCCCTTCTGCTTCCAGGGCCCCTGGCCGGACCTCAAGGGCGTGGGCGCGCTCCTGACGCTGGGCGTGGTGCAGACCGGCCTGGCCTACTACCTCTACACCCGGGCCATCCGCCACGTGCGCGCCCTGCCCGCCATGATCATCCCGGTGATCGAGCCCATCCTCAACCCCGTGTGGGTGTTCCTTTTCCTGGGCGAGGCCCCCTCGGCCACGGCCCTGGCGGGCATGGCCGTGGTGCTTGGCGCGGCCACCGTGCAGGGGCTTTTGGCCGTGAAGGACAGGGGCCGATGA
- a CDS encoding DMT family transporter, translating into MSLTTVKLFATAVIWGGTFIAGRMLGPEIAPLSASFLRFVAANLFLVPLWLLTEGRPKRPDTGTALLVLGLGATGVFGYNVFFLWGLKSVPAARAAMIVAGNPVFIALLSRLFFKEPLGRVKAMGVCLCILGASVVIGRGNPLEVFSGAVTLGDAAIVGAMLTWVAYSLLGKRVMGRLTPLAAVTLSCLAGMCMLLPPALAEGLAAQAAGLSWKGWAAIVYLGFFGTGLGFLWFYQGIQRLGASRAAVFINFVPVSAAVLGAALLGEPVDASIIAGGALVLTGVALANRPPRAR; encoded by the coding sequence ATGAGCCTGACCACCGTCAAGCTCTTCGCCACGGCGGTGATCTGGGGCGGCACGTTCATCGCGGGGCGCATGCTCGGCCCCGAGATAGCGCCCCTCTCGGCCTCGTTCCTGCGCTTCGTGGCCGCCAACCTCTTCCTGGTCCCCCTGTGGCTGCTCACCGAGGGCAGACCCAAACGCCCCGACACGGGCACCGCGCTCCTGGTGCTGGGCCTGGGGGCCACGGGCGTCTTCGGCTACAACGTCTTCTTCCTCTGGGGCCTCAAGAGCGTGCCCGCCGCGCGCGCGGCCATGATCGTGGCGGGCAACCCGGTGTTCATCGCCCTGCTCTCGCGCCTGTTCTTCAAGGAACCGCTGGGCCGCGTGAAGGCCATGGGCGTGTGCCTGTGCATCCTGGGGGCGTCGGTGGTCATCGGGCGGGGCAACCCGCTGGAGGTCTTCTCCGGGGCCGTCACCCTGGGCGATGCGGCCATCGTGGGGGCCATGCTCACCTGGGTGGCCTATTCGCTGCTGGGCAAGCGCGTCATGGGCAGGCTCACGCCCCTGGCCGCCGTGACCCTCTCCTGCCTGGCGGGCATGTGCATGCTGCTGCCACCGGCCCTGGCCGAGGGGCTGGCCGCCCAGGCGGCCGGGCTCTCCTGGAAGGGCTGGGCTGCCATCGTCTACCTGGGCTTCTTCGGCACGGGGCTGGGCTTCCTCTGGTTCTACCAGGGCATCCAGCGCCTGGGGGCCTCGCGGGCGGCGGTGTTCATCAACTTCGTGCCCGTCTCCGCCGCCGTGCTGGGCGCGGCCCTGCTGGGCGAGCCTGTGGACGCCTCCATCATCGCGGGCGGCGCGCTGGTGCTCACCGGCGTGGCCCTGGCCAACCGGCCGCCGCGCGCCCGGTAG
- a CDS encoding ABC transporter ATP-binding protein, producing the protein MDAPILELRGLSAGWGRAPAVKELDLAVAQGEIVTIIGANGAGKSTTLMAISGILKPMAGQVLYQGRDASTVPPEELPAMGLCQVPEGRRIFPRLTVAENLDMGAFRRRDHDAVRRDMDRVFELFPRLKERERQQGGTLSGGEQQMLAIGRALMGRPRLLLLDEPSLGLAPLIVEHIFSIIRRVNETEGMTVLLVEQNANLALKLAHRGYVMETGRIVLSGTGRELLDNPDIRRAYLGE; encoded by the coding sequence ATGGACGCCCCCATCCTGGAGCTGCGCGGCCTCTCGGCCGGCTGGGGCCGCGCCCCGGCCGTGAAGGAGCTGGACCTCGCCGTGGCCCAAGGCGAGATCGTGACCATCATCGGGGCCAACGGCGCGGGCAAGTCCACCACGCTCATGGCCATCTCGGGCATCCTCAAGCCCATGGCCGGACAGGTGCTCTACCAGGGCCGCGACGCCTCCACCGTGCCCCCCGAGGAGCTGCCCGCCATGGGGCTCTGCCAGGTGCCCGAGGGGCGGCGCATCTTCCCCCGCCTCACCGTGGCCGAGAACCTGGACATGGGAGCCTTCCGACGCCGCGACCACGACGCCGTGCGCCGCGACATGGACCGCGTGTTCGAGCTTTTCCCGCGCCTCAAGGAGCGCGAGCGCCAGCAGGGCGGCACCCTCTCCGGCGGCGAACAGCAGATGCTGGCCATCGGCCGCGCCCTCATGGGCAGGCCCAGGCTTCTGCTGCTGGACGAGCCCTCCCTGGGCCTGGCCCCGCTCATCGTGGAGCACATCTTTTCCATCATCCGCCGCGTCAACGAGACCGAGGGCATGACCGTGCTCCTGGTGGAGCAGAACGCCAACCTGGCCCTCAAGCTGGCCCACCGGGGCTACGTGATGGAGACAGGGCGCATCGTGCTCTCCGGCACCGGACGCGAACTCCTGGACAATCCCGACATCCGCCGGGCCTACCTGGGCGAATAG
- a CDS encoding DMT family transporter, with the protein MFSGYLLVALAALLWGMIGPLSKLAIQEGMTPLEVAFWRASMAWVLYAGHALALRRVRVDLKDLPWVGLFGVACIFGLFASYVLAVRAGGAALASVLLYTAPAWVALLAWKFLKERMTAVKLIAVAATLAGVTGVSLGHGLDGPVNTTAIAMGLLSGLTYALYYIFGKLLLGRYPTPTIFLYALPVGAACMTPFFDFGPRSPAAWTACAVLAAMSTYGAYSLYYAGLRRIEASRAAVIATLEPVVAALLAFSLFDERFTPLGYAGSALILAAVLLTILGGRRPCT; encoded by the coding sequence ATGTTCTCGGGATACCTGCTCGTGGCCCTGGCGGCCCTGCTCTGGGGCATGATCGGCCCCCTCTCCAAGTTGGCCATCCAGGAGGGCATGACGCCCCTGGAAGTCGCCTTCTGGCGGGCCTCCATGGCCTGGGTGCTCTACGCCGGACACGCCCTGGCCCTGCGCCGCGTGCGCGTGGACCTGAAGGACCTGCCCTGGGTGGGGCTCTTCGGCGTGGCCTGCATCTTCGGGCTCTTCGCCAGCTACGTGCTGGCCGTGCGCGCGGGCGGGGCGGCGTTGGCCTCCGTGCTCCTCTACACGGCCCCGGCGTGGGTGGCCCTGCTGGCCTGGAAGTTCCTCAAGGAGCGCATGACCGCCGTGAAGCTCATCGCCGTGGCCGCCACCCTGGCGGGCGTGACGGGCGTGAGCCTGGGCCACGGACTGGACGGCCCGGTGAACACCACGGCCATCGCCATGGGCCTGCTCTCGGGGCTCACCTACGCGCTCTACTACATCTTCGGGAAGCTCCTGCTGGGGCGCTACCCCACGCCCACCATCTTTCTCTACGCCCTGCCCGTGGGCGCGGCCTGCATGACGCCCTTCTTCGACTTCGGCCCCCGCTCCCCGGCGGCCTGGACCGCCTGCGCCGTGCTGGCGGCCATGAGCACCTACGGGGCCTACTCGCTCTACTACGCGGGCCTTCGGCGCATCGAGGCCAGCCGCGCGGCCGTCATCGCCACCCTGGAGCCCGTGGTGGCGGCCCTGCTGGCCTTCTCGCTCTTCGACGAGCGCTTCACGCCCCTGGGCTACGCGGGCTCGGCGCTCATCCTGGCCGCCGTGCTCCTGACCATCCTCGGAGGCAGACGCCCATGTACGTGA